A stretch of Chitinophaga caeni DNA encodes these proteins:
- a CDS encoding MFS transporter — translation MKQSIQPQKLFVASCLALLVTSLSFGIRAGILNNLGVAFHLDMKELAIITSTAFWGFPLAVVIGGFIVDKIGMKNLLVAAFILHLAGILLTIFATGFWELFISTLFIGMANGTVEAACNPLVVSIFPENKTTKLNHFHLWFPGGIVIGTLISYYLGGQLGVSYKWLMATMLIPTFLYGYMFLRLKFPLTERVASGVSNTRMYKAIGSPLFIIIFILMAGTAITELYTGQWIEILMRNVVENSIIILAITAGVQTLGRAFAGPIVHRMSTTGVLLCSAILSAIGLYLMATVSGSMVFVAAIIFGMGVTYFWPCMLGFVSEYIPESGALGMNLVGGIGMFAVSIFTYFIGGHFDTIIAEKLPAGAAYDVYVKAAQGTTEAMAYAQAQSASGPEVLKIILIIPCILIVAFAILYFAMKGKKQVKLETQTA, via the coding sequence ATGAAACAGTCTATCCAACCGCAAAAACTATTCGTGGCCAGCTGCTTGGCGTTATTGGTGACGTCATTGTCGTTTGGTATCCGTGCCGGGATATTAAACAACTTGGGAGTTGCTTTCCATCTTGATATGAAGGAATTGGCCATTATCACCAGTACTGCTTTTTGGGGGTTCCCCCTGGCGGTGGTGATCGGTGGTTTTATAGTTGATAAAATTGGTATGAAAAACCTGTTGGTGGCTGCATTTATCCTGCACCTTGCCGGTATCTTGTTAACTATTTTCGCGACCGGTTTCTGGGAATTATTTATCTCTACTTTATTTATCGGTATGGCCAACGGTACCGTGGAAGCGGCCTGTAACCCGCTGGTAGTGTCTATCTTCCCGGAGAACAAAACAACGAAATTAAACCACTTCCACCTTTGGTTCCCCGGCGGTATCGTGATCGGTACCCTGATATCGTATTATCTCGGCGGCCAATTGGGTGTCAGTTATAAATGGTTGATGGCAACCATGTTGATACCTACTTTCTTGTATGGTTATATGTTCTTACGCTTGAAGTTCCCGCTTACAGAAAGGGTGGCTTCGGGTGTATCCAACACCAGGATGTACAAAGCGATCGGTAGCCCTTTATTTATTATCATATTTATCCTGATGGCTGGAACCGCTATTACCGAGCTGTATACCGGCCAATGGATCGAAATCCTGATGAGGAACGTGGTAGAAAACAGTATCATCATCTTGGCCATCACGGCCGGTGTACAAACTTTGGGACGGGCTTTTGCCGGGCCAATCGTACATAGGATGTCTACGACCGGCGTACTGTTATGTTCCGCGATCTTATCCGCGATCGGTCTTTACCTGATGGCAACCGTTTCAGGATCCATGGTATTCGTTGCCGCGATCATCTTCGGTATGGGTGTGACTTATTTCTGGCCTTGCATGCTGGGATTCGTTTCGGAATATATCCCTGAATCCGGGGCTTTAGGTATGAACCTTGTGGGTGGTATCGGGATGTTTGCCGTATCGATCTTCACTTATTTTATCGGTGGACACTTCGATACGATCATCGCTGAGAAATTACCTGCCGGCGCCGCTTACGATGTATATGTGAAGGCTGCTCAAGGTACCACGGAAGCGATGGCTTATGCACAGGCGCAATCTGCATCCGGACCGGAAGTATTGAAGATCATCCTGATCATTCCATGCATCCTGATCGTAGCATTCGCGATCCTGTATTTCGCGATGAAAGGCAAGAAACAAGTAAAATTAGAAACTCAAACTGCATAA
- the secA gene encoding preprotein translocase subunit SecA, giving the protein MLGFLTKLFGGNKSERDIKEVMPMVQQINEEYARLSTLTIDELRNQTQIFRQKIKEHLASIDEKIAHFKAEADKVEDVNEKDLSYQEIDKLKKERDKEIEVILEKLLPEAFATVKETARRLSENPTITSKATELDRKLAVTKDYVSIDGDNATWKNSWSAAGNIVTWNMVHYDVQLIGGSVLHKGKIAEMATGEGKTLVSTLPAYLNALAGEGVHIVTVNDYLARRDSEWNGPLFEFLGITVDCIDKHQPNSPQRRAAYQADITYGTNNEFGFDYLRDNMVHNPEEMVQRKHHFAMVDEVDSVLIDDARTPLIISGPVPRGEEQEYYALKPRIKQLVDQQKKVTNQFLIEAKKLIAEGKDDPKTGGLALMRAWRGLPKSNALIKFLSEPGMKVLLQKAENYYLADQQREMPKVDEELYFHIDEKNNSVDLTEKGIAMITGSGEDPNFFIMPDVGSEIAEIEKLPLSAEEKLQKKDQLLQDFALKSDRIHSIQQLLKAYTLFEIDVEYVVIDGKVKIVDEQTGRIMEGRRYSDGLHQAIEAKEDVKVEAATQTFATITLQNFFRMYHKLAGMTGTAVTEAGEFWEIYKLDVVSIPTNIPIARKDSEDLVYKTKRDKFRAVIEEVKKLKEAGRPVLVGTTSVEVSELLSKMLTFEKIPHNVLNAKQHAREAQVVAEAGLAGAITIATNMAGRGTDIKLGPGVKEAGGLAIIGTERHESRRVDRQLRGRAGRQGDPGSSQFFVSLEDDLMRMFGSERIASLMDRMGYKEGEVIQHSMITKSIERAQKKVEENNFGIRKRLLEYDDVMNKQRTVIYSKRNHALFGERLAIDIDNAFYDAAMGILEKNRAQGDYETFKLDAILNFTVDTTISEEEFEKGNMNAIAEKLYAEAKAHYTHKTSEVVTGTLPVIEQIYREQGQNIENISIPFTDGKKGINVLANLKKVVDTKGKETIGALERSITLALIDESWKEHLREMDELKQSVQGAVYEQKDPLLIYKLEAFKLFKEMDDNTSREIVSFLCKSGIPVSQDQPANQQRQAAPPQQIREGREEKTDMSRMRASHQEFSNGQPEQQAEHYTNGPDTDVKQEPVRVGPKVGRNDPCPCGSGKKFKQCHGKDQ; this is encoded by the coding sequence ATGTTAGGTTTTTTAACAAAACTATTTGGAGGGAATAAATCTGAACGGGACATCAAGGAAGTGATGCCGATGGTCCAGCAGATTAACGAAGAATATGCCCGCTTATCTACACTTACTATAGACGAACTGCGTAACCAAACACAGATCTTCAGGCAAAAAATCAAGGAGCATCTTGCTTCTATCGACGAAAAAATCGCCCATTTTAAAGCCGAAGCCGACAAGGTAGAAGATGTAAACGAAAAAGATCTTTCCTATCAAGAAATTGATAAACTCAAAAAAGAACGCGATAAAGAAATCGAGGTGATCCTCGAAAAATTATTGCCGGAAGCATTCGCAACCGTAAAAGAAACGGCCCGCCGCCTTTCCGAAAACCCAACCATCACATCCAAAGCCACCGAGCTGGATCGTAAGTTGGCCGTTACAAAAGATTATGTATCTATAGATGGCGATAATGCCACCTGGAAAAATAGCTGGTCCGCCGCCGGCAACATCGTAACCTGGAACATGGTTCACTACGATGTACAGTTGATCGGTGGTAGCGTTCTGCATAAAGGTAAAATCGCGGAAATGGCAACAGGTGAAGGTAAAACGCTCGTTTCTACCCTACCTGCTTACCTCAACGCGTTGGCCGGTGAAGGTGTTCACATCGTTACCGTGAACGATTACCTCGCCCGTCGTGACTCCGAATGGAACGGGCCGCTGTTCGAATTCCTCGGTATCACGGTAGATTGTATCGATAAACACCAACCGAACTCCCCGCAACGCCGTGCTGCTTACCAAGCAGATATCACGTACGGTACGAACAACGAATTCGGTTTCGACTACTTGCGTGACAACATGGTGCACAACCCGGAAGAAATGGTGCAAAGGAAACACCACTTCGCCATGGTCGATGAGGTGGATAGCGTGTTGATCGATGATGCCCGTACCCCCTTAATCATCTCCGGCCCGGTGCCCCGCGGTGAGGAACAGGAATATTACGCTTTAAAGCCGAGGATCAAACAATTGGTAGATCAACAAAAGAAAGTGACCAACCAATTCCTGATCGAAGCGAAAAAATTAATTGCCGAAGGTAAGGATGATCCTAAAACCGGCGGATTAGCATTGATGCGCGCTTGGCGCGGTTTGCCGAAGAGTAATGCCCTGATCAAGTTCTTAAGTGAACCGGGGATGAAAGTGTTGTTGCAGAAAGCGGAAAACTATTACCTCGCGGATCAACAAAGGGAAATGCCCAAAGTTGATGAAGAGTTATACTTCCATATCGATGAGAAGAATAATTCCGTGGATCTTACCGAGAAAGGTATTGCCATGATCACCGGTTCAGGTGAAGATCCCAACTTCTTCATCATGCCGGATGTAGGTAGCGAAATAGCGGAAATTGAAAAATTACCGTTAAGCGCCGAGGAAAAACTTCAGAAGAAAGATCAATTGTTGCAGGATTTTGCTTTAAAATCCGACAGGATACACTCCATACAACAATTGTTGAAAGCATATACCTTATTCGAGATAGACGTAGAATATGTTGTTATTGACGGTAAGGTTAAAATCGTGGATGAACAAACAGGTCGTATCATGGAAGGCCGCCGTTATTCCGACGGTCTGCACCAAGCGATCGAAGCCAAGGAAGATGTGAAGGTAGAAGCTGCTACGCAAACTTTCGCCACCATCACCTTGCAAAACTTCTTCCGTATGTACCATAAGTTAGCCGGTATGACGGGTACCGCGGTTACGGAAGCAGGCGAGTTCTGGGAAATTTACAAGTTGGACGTGGTTTCCATTCCAACCAATATCCCGATTGCCCGTAAAGATTCTGAAGACCTGGTTTATAAAACCAAGCGCGATAAATTCAGGGCCGTTATCGAGGAAGTGAAGAAACTTAAAGAAGCCGGTCGCCCGGTATTGGTGGGTACAACTTCCGTTGAGGTTTCCGAATTATTGAGCAAGATGCTCACCTTCGAGAAGATACCTCATAACGTACTGAACGCGAAACAGCACGCCCGTGAAGCACAGGTAGTTGCCGAAGCTGGTTTGGCCGGCGCCATCACCATCGCCACCAACATGGCCGGTCGTGGTACGGATATCAAGCTCGGCCCCGGTGTGAAAGAAGCTGGCGGTTTGGCTATTATAGGTACAGAACGCCATGAAAGCCGCCGTGTTGACAGGCAGTTACGCGGTCGTGCGGGACGTCAAGGTGATCCGGGTTCTTCCCAATTCTTCGTTTCGTTGGAAGATGACTTGATGAGGATGTTCGGTTCCGAGCGGATCGCTTCCCTGATGGATAGGATGGGTTATAAAGAAGGCGAGGTAATCCAGCACAGCATGATTACCAAATCCATCGAAAGGGCCCAGAAAAAAGTAGAAGAAAATAACTTCGGTATCCGTAAACGCTTGTTGGAATATGATGATGTGATGAACAAGCAACGTACCGTGATTTATAGCAAACGTAACCACGCCTTGTTCGGTGAACGTTTAGCAATAGATATCGACAATGCTTTCTATGATGCGGCGATGGGCATCCTTGAGAAGAACCGTGCTCAAGGCGATTACGAGACCTTCAAGCTGGATGCTATCCTGAACTTCACCGTCGATACCACGATCAGCGAAGAAGAATTTGAAAAAGGTAATATGAATGCCATCGCTGAAAAATTATATGCAGAGGCGAAAGCACATTACACTCACAAAACTTCCGAAGTGGTTACCGGTACCTTACCTGTAATTGAACAGATCTACCGCGAACAAGGTCAAAATATCGAGAATATCTCCATTCCATTTACAGATGGTAAAAAAGGTATCAACGTATTGGCAAACCTTAAGAAAGTAGTTGATACGAAAGGTAAAGAAACCATCGGTGCGTTGGAACGCAGCATCACGCTGGCCTTGATCGATGAATCATGGAAGGAGCACCTGCGCGAGATGGACGAATTGAAACAATCCGTACAAGGTGCGGTTTACGAGCAGAAAGACCCGTTGTTGATCTACAAACTTGAAGCATTCAAGTTGTTCAAGGAAATGGATGATAATACCAGCCGTGAAATTGTTTCATTCTTGTGTAAGTCAGGCATCCCCGTGAGCCAAGATCAACCGGCCAACCAGCAAAGGCAAGCAGCGCCACCGCAACAAATCCGTGAAGGTCGTGAAGAAAAAACCGATATGAGCCGCATGAGGGCATCGCACCAGGAATTTTCTAACGGGCAACCGGAACAACAAGCGGAACATTATACCAATGGACCGGATACTGACGTAAAACAAGAGCCCGTTCGCGTAGGCCCCAAGGTGGGTCGTAACGATCCCTGCCCCTGTGGTAGCGGGAAGAAATTCAAGCAGTGTCACGGTAAAGACCAATAA
- the deoC gene encoding deoxyribose-phosphate aldolase, with translation MKTINRYIDHTILKPTTTLNEIKKLCMEAVEYNFAAVCVPPPFVRITSTFVGNTDTKVATVVGFPFGYAAIEAKVAETVMAILDGADEIDMVANIIAIKGGDWEFIEKEAATVLSLVHSKGKVLKIIIESGILLDEEIIKCCEIYGKLGVDFVKTSTGYAEKGATLEAVALMRKHLPANIQIKASGGIRTFAFAEALIAAGANRIGASASVQIMKESLAQS, from the coding sequence ATGAAGACCATCAACCGTTATATTGACCATACGATACTAAAACCTACAACCACGCTAAACGAGATTAAGAAGTTGTGCATGGAAGCCGTGGAGTACAATTTTGCAGCCGTATGCGTGCCACCGCCATTCGTGAGGATTACAAGCACTTTTGTCGGAAATACCGATACCAAGGTAGCCACCGTTGTAGGATTCCCCTTCGGCTATGCCGCTATCGAGGCCAAAGTAGCCGAAACCGTGATGGCGATTTTAGATGGCGCCGATGAAATTGATATGGTCGCCAACATTATCGCGATTAAGGGCGGGGACTGGGAATTTATTGAGAAAGAAGCCGCCACGGTACTGTCGTTGGTTCACAGTAAAGGGAAGGTGTTGAAAATCATCATCGAAAGTGGCATATTATTGGATGAGGAAATCATTAAATGTTGCGAAATTTACGGGAAGTTAGGGGTTGATTTCGTTAAAACCAGCACCGGCTATGCCGAGAAGGGTGCCACTTTGGAAGCGGTTGCCTTGATGAGAAAACATTTACCCGCAAATATTCAGATAAAAGCTTCGGGCGGGATTCGTACCTTTGCCTTTGCAGAAGCATTGATCGCGGCTGGGGCTAACCGGATAGGAGCCAGTGCCAGCGTGCAGATCATGAAAGAAAGCTTAGCTCAATCATAA
- a CDS encoding SPOR domain-containing protein: MMHKFIFLPALMFLFVTVARAQEVSDGSIKVVKDGRIEALIKKQVYVNTLALRNPPGFRVQVLSTNKRNEATAAKTKLMQAFPDYRTYLDYQAPYFKVRVGDFRSREEATELRNKLSNFFPAGVFVVPSIINVTPGKEMINEN, translated from the coding sequence ATGATGCATAAATTTATTTTTTTACCGGCCTTGATGTTTTTATTTGTAACTGTAGCCCGTGCTCAAGAAGTGAGTGATGGTTCCATCAAGGTTGTAAAAGACGGTCGAATCGAAGCATTGATCAAGAAGCAAGTATACGTGAACACCCTAGCACTACGCAACCCACCCGGTTTCCGGGTACAAGTTCTTTCCACCAACAAAAGAAATGAGGCTACCGCTGCTAAAACTAAGTTGATGCAAGCCTTTCCTGACTACAGGACTTACCTGGATTACCAGGCGCCTTATTTCAAAGTTCGCGTGGGCGATTTCCGCAGCCGGGAAGAAGCCACGGAACTTCGTAATAAACTATCCAACTTTTTTCCCGCTGGCGTATTCGTAGTGCCTAGCATCATCAACGTAACGCCAGGCAAAGAAATGATCAATGAAAACTAA
- a CDS encoding M20 metallopeptidase family protein has protein sequence MKTKIHSLAKQYAQEFINVRRHLHSHPELSFQEYETSKFIQQQLDQYGVSYQAGIAGTGIVAIIEGKNPGKKVIALRGDIDALPILEANDVPYKSQHEGVMHACGHDVHTTCMLGASKILNELKDEFEGTVKIIFQPGEEKHPGGASLMIKEGVLENPHPQAILGLHVQPTMEAGKLGFRAGEYMASADEIYITIKGKGGHAAAPHLTVDTILVASHLVVSLQQIISRNNNPFTPSVLSICAFNGGFTTNVIPSEVKLMGTFRAMDETWRFKAHELIKKQATELVHAMGAEIEMEILVGYPTLINNETVTGKARSLAEEYLGKEKVDDTELRMGAEDFAFYSQEIPACFFRLGTGNKSRGITSGVHTPTFDVDESAIEVGMGTMAYLATQF, from the coding sequence ATGAAAACTAAAATACATTCCCTAGCAAAACAATATGCACAAGAATTTATCAATGTAAGAAGACACTTACATTCACACCCGGAACTTTCATTTCAAGAATACGAAACCAGTAAGTTCATTCAACAACAACTCGATCAATACGGGGTTTCTTACCAAGCCGGTATTGCCGGAACAGGCATCGTGGCTATTATCGAAGGTAAAAATCCCGGGAAAAAAGTCATCGCGCTACGTGGCGATATCGATGCTTTGCCGATATTGGAAGCCAACGATGTTCCATACAAGTCGCAACACGAGGGCGTAATGCACGCCTGCGGTCACGATGTGCATACAACCTGTATGCTCGGCGCCAGCAAAATTTTAAACGAACTTAAGGATGAGTTTGAAGGAACCGTTAAGATAATTTTCCAACCCGGCGAAGAAAAACATCCGGGCGGCGCCAGCCTGATGATTAAGGAAGGCGTATTGGAAAATCCCCATCCCCAGGCAATTCTAGGCTTACATGTTCAACCTACCATGGAAGCGGGAAAACTAGGTTTCCGTGCAGGAGAATATATGGCCAGTGCCGATGAGATCTACATCACGATCAAGGGTAAAGGCGGTCATGCCGCCGCCCCGCATCTTACCGTGGATACCATCTTGGTGGCTTCGCATTTAGTGGTGAGCTTGCAACAAATCATCAGCCGAAACAACAATCCATTCACACCATCTGTTTTATCCATATGCGCGTTCAATGGCGGATTTACAACCAACGTGATCCCCAGTGAAGTGAAATTGATGGGAACATTCAGGGCGATGGATGAAACCTGGCGTTTTAAAGCCCATGAATTAATCAAGAAGCAGGCTACAGAACTGGTACACGCGATGGGTGCGGAGATTGAAATGGAAATACTGGTGGGCTACCCTACCTTAATCAACAATGAGACCGTTACCGGTAAAGCCCGTAGCTTGGCAGAAGAATACTTGGGTAAAGAAAAAGTTGATGACACGGAATTACGGATGGGCGCTGAAGATTTTGCCTTCTATTCCCAAGAAATCCCGGCTTGCTTTTTCCGCCTGGGAACAGGGAATAAGTCGCGCGGCATTACTTCCGGCGTACATACCCCCACATTCGATGTGGATGAATCTGCTATCGAAGTCGGTATGGGTACAATGGCTTACCTGGCAACACAATTTTAA
- a CDS encoding CvfB family protein: MVKIGQYNHLRVKKLSDFGVFLDGYGELEILMPKRFVPKDTKVGDELEVFIYHDSENRLTATTQKPKGIVGDIVNLKAVSTTPQGAFLDWGLMKDIFVPLSQQVHKMIPGQEYLVKIYLDERTGRVAATEKLERFLSNDELSVNILDPVKVTIYRRTDLGFVVIINNKHTGILHKNEIFRPVDTGETYDGYIKNIKRDKIDVVLGKPGYDKVEDEVDKVLRLLNENDGYLPYHDKSDPEEIYDFFGMSKKTFKMITGNLYKQKKIIFTQTGIKLITD, encoded by the coding sequence ATGGTAAAAATTGGTCAATACAACCATTTAAGAGTCAAGAAGCTGTCCGATTTTGGCGTGTTTCTCGATGGTTACGGGGAGCTGGAAATTTTAATGCCCAAGCGCTTTGTCCCGAAGGATACAAAGGTGGGCGATGAATTGGAAGTCTTTATTTATCATGATTCGGAGAACCGCCTGACGGCCACCACGCAAAAACCGAAAGGCATTGTAGGCGATATCGTAAACCTGAAAGCCGTTAGCACTACGCCGCAAGGCGCTTTCCTGGATTGGGGTTTGATGAAAGATATATTTGTCCCCCTTTCCCAACAAGTACATAAAATGATCCCGGGACAAGAATATCTCGTGAAAATTTATCTCGATGAAAGAACAGGAAGGGTGGCTGCAACCGAGAAGTTAGAACGATTTTTATCGAATGATGAATTGAGCGTCAATATCCTCGACCCGGTTAAAGTGACTATTTACAGGAGAACGGATCTCGGCTTTGTTGTCATCATCAATAATAAACATACCGGAATCTTGCATAAAAATGAGATATTCCGCCCTGTCGATACCGGTGAAACTTACGATGGATATATCAAGAATATCAAGCGGGATAAAATTGATGTTGTTCTCGGTAAACCCGGTTATGACAAGGTAGAAGATGAGGTTGACAAAGTGCTGCGCCTGCTCAATGAAAATGATGGTTACTTACCTTATCATGATAAAAGCGACCCCGAAGAGATTTATGATTTCTTCGGTATGAGTAAGAAGACCTTCAAGATGATCACCGGGAATTTATATAAACAGAAGAAAATCATTTTTACCCAGACCGGCATCAAACTGATTACGGATTGA
- a CDS encoding GntR family transcriptional regulator codes for MDFNQTQAIYLQIAEYVCDQVQSGAWLQDEKIPSVRELAVQLAVNPNTIMRSYEYLQQQGIIYTKRGLGYFIDPGAKNIIVKTRKEHFIKEELPAFFHKVFLLDIDWKDLHQQYQTYLQSQNN; via the coding sequence ATGGATTTTAATCAAACACAGGCTATCTACTTGCAGATTGCTGAATATGTTTGTGACCAGGTACAATCCGGCGCTTGGTTGCAGGATGAAAAAATTCCTTCTGTAAGAGAATTGGCTGTACAACTTGCGGTAAATCCCAATACCATCATGCGTTCTTACGAATATTTACAACAGCAAGGTATTATTTATACAAAGCGCGGACTAGGATATTTCATCGATCCGGGCGCTAAAAATATCATTGTTAAAACACGTAAGGAACATTTTATCAAAGAAGAATTACCTGCTTTTTTTCACAAGGTATTCTTATTGGATATAGATTGGAAGGACTTACATCAACAATATCAAACATATTTACAATCTCAAAATAATTAG
- a CDS encoding ATP-binding cassette domain-containing protein: MISIKNVSYAYRGKEKVLNDVNLQLDMGKVYGLLGKNGIGKSTLLGLLSGLLFPGSGEILVGGNEPRKRQLSFFREIYYLPDNPDAPSISAKNYAKSFGKFYPDFNPDFFDECLAKFEVSPGQKLSNLSHGQLKKAMLAFALSTNVPYIFLDEPTNGLDITSRKNFNKLLAGMVQPFQCIVISSHQMLELNNLVDHIIILQDDKVLVNSSIEEIGHKLYFNIVKQLEGNDHLVYSENILLGYAIIQENRHHLSSPVNLEMLFNAAMEQPDYFASLFSGHKNIVHAV; this comes from the coding sequence ATGATCAGTATCAAGAATGTATCTTATGCTTATCGCGGTAAAGAAAAGGTTTTGAACGATGTGAACCTGCAACTCGATATGGGTAAGGTTTACGGTTTACTGGGAAAGAACGGGATCGGCAAATCTACCTTGCTAGGTTTATTGTCAGGTTTATTATTCCCGGGTTCCGGCGAAATACTAGTAGGCGGAAATGAACCTAGGAAAAGGCAGCTATCCTTTTTCCGCGAGATTTATTATTTGCCGGATAATCCCGATGCGCCTTCAATTTCCGCGAAGAATTATGCCAAGAGTTTCGGGAAATTTTACCCAGATTTTAACCCCGATTTTTTTGATGAATGCTTGGCGAAGTTTGAAGTCTCACCCGGTCAAAAGCTATCCAATCTAAGCCATGGGCAATTGAAAAAGGCAATGTTAGCGTTTGCATTGTCTACCAATGTACCATATATCTTTTTGGATGAGCCGACAAACGGTTTGGATATCACTTCCCGGAAGAACTTCAATAAGCTGTTGGCCGGGATGGTACAACCTTTTCAATGTATCGTAATCAGTTCGCACCAGATGTTGGAATTGAATAACCTGGTGGATCATATCATCATTTTACAGGATGACAAGGTGCTGGTGAATAGCTCGATCGAAGAGATTGGTCATAAACTGTATTTCAATATCGTGAAGCAATTGGAAGGTAATGATCACCTGGTCTATAGCGAAAACATCCTGCTGGGTTATGCTATCATACAGGAAAACCGGCATCATTTATCATCACCGGTAAACCTGGAGATGTTGTTCAATGCAGCGATGGAACAGCCCGATTATTTCGCTTCTTTATTTTCTGGCCATAAAAATATTGTACATGCCGTTTAA
- a CDS encoding serine hydroxymethyltransferase, with product MQRDQQIFDIIRQELERQRHGIELIASENFTSLQVMQAMGNVMTNKYAEGYPGRRYYGGCEVVDLSEQLAIDRAKQIFGIEYANVQPHSGAQANAAVLLAILQPGDKILGLDLSMGGHLTHGSAVNFSGKLYQPFFYGVNKETGRVEYDVMEKVALQEKPKVIICGASAYSRDWDYARIRAIADKIGAFVMADIAHPAGLIAKGLLNSPFEHCHFVTTTTHKTLRGPRGGMIMMGKDFENPFGLKTPKGETRMMSSLIDTAVFPGIQGGPLEHVIAAKAVSFFEILSDDYTQYAHQVVKNAQAMATSFLEKGYEIVSGGTDNHLLLIDLRNKNISGKKAEQTLVKSDITINKNMVPFDDKSPFVTSGIRIGVPAITTRGLKEADMPQIVNWIDQLLMDADNETLITKLRGEVNEYMKQFPLYPEM from the coding sequence ATGCAAAGAGACCAGCAAATATTTGATATCATTCGCCAAGAATTGGAAAGACAACGTCATGGCATTGAATTGATTGCTTCTGAAAACTTTACCAGCTTGCAGGTTATGCAAGCCATGGGTAACGTGATGACCAATAAATATGCCGAAGGATACCCTGGAAGAAGGTATTACGGCGGTTGTGAAGTGGTAGATCTCAGCGAACAATTGGCTATTGACCGTGCTAAACAAATCTTCGGTATCGAATATGCTAACGTGCAACCGCACTCCGGCGCTCAAGCTAATGCCGCCGTATTATTGGCCATCTTGCAACCCGGCGATAAAATACTGGGCCTCGACCTGAGCATGGGTGGTCACCTCACGCATGGTTCCGCCGTGAACTTTTCCGGTAAATTATATCAACCCTTTTTCTACGGTGTTAATAAAGAAACAGGTCGCGTTGAATATGACGTGATGGAAAAAGTGGCCTTGCAAGAAAAACCCAAAGTGATTATTTGCGGCGCCTCTGCTTATAGCCGTGATTGGGATTATGCCCGCATCCGCGCTATTGCCGACAAGATCGGCGCCTTCGTGATGGCTGATATCGCGCATCCCGCGGGATTAATTGCCAAAGGCTTGCTCAATTCACCATTCGAACATTGTCATTTCGTTACTACGACTACACACAAAACTTTACGTGGCCCACGTGGCGGTATGATCATGATGGGTAAGGATTTCGAAAATCCATTCGGTTTAAAAACCCCGAAAGGCGAAACCCGCATGATGAGTTCGCTGATCGATACTGCCGTATTCCCGGGTATTCAAGGCGGACCTTTGGAGCATGTGATTGCTGCCAAAGCAGTTTCCTTCTTCGAGATTCTCAGTGACGATTATACGCAATATGCACACCAGGTTGTCAAGAATGCGCAAGCTATGGCTACCAGCTTCTTGGAAAAAGGTTACGAAATTGTTTCCGGCGGTACAGATAATCACCTGTTGCTGATTGATCTCAGGAATAAGAATATCTCCGGTAAAAAAGCGGAACAAACCTTGGTGAAATCAGATATCACCATTAATAAGAACATGGTTCCGTTCGATGATAAATCGCCGTTCGTAACTTCCGGTATCCGTATCGGTGTGCCGGCTATTACAACCCGTGGACTGAAAGAAGCGGATATGCCCCAAATCGTTAACTGGATCGATCAATTATTGATGGATGCCGATAATGAAACGCTTATCACGAAGCTGCGCGGAGAAGTGAACGAGTACATGAAACAGTTCCCGCTGTACCCGGAAATGTAA
- a CDS encoding transmembrane 220 family protein — translation MKVFNIIACVLFTIFAGLQYNDPDFYLWIPLYLYTAVLCGLAAGGKWYKNLYSLGIFIYLCYAAYLFFDQNGVLNWVSEHQHENIAATMQAEKPWIEETREFFGLFLMIITLLVNLVYVSQKNSKHTRIKKNHR, via the coding sequence ATGAAGGTATTTAATATTATAGCTTGTGTTTTATTTACCATCTTCGCAGGATTACAGTACAATGATCCCGATTTTTACCTTTGGATTCCATTGTATCTTTATACGGCTGTTCTCTGCGGATTGGCCGCCGGCGGGAAGTGGTATAAAAATTTATATAGCCTTGGCATTTTTATTTACCTCTGTTATGCCGCCTACTTGTTTTTTGATCAGAACGGTGTTTTAAACTGGGTTAGCGAGCATCAACATGAAAATATTGCCGCTACCATGCAAGCCGAAAAGCCTTGGATTGAAGAAACCCGCGAGTTCTTCGGACTTTTCCTGATGATAATTACCCTCTTGGTAAACCTCGTGTATGTATCCCAGAAAAATAGCAAGCATACGCGTATAAAGAAAAATCATCGCTAA